A portion of the Eubacterium maltosivorans genome contains these proteins:
- the dinB gene encoding DNA polymerase IV, with translation MERVRRILHCDLNSFYASVELLSHPELKEQPVAVCGNPENRHGIILAKNEAAKKFKIQTAETVYQAKRKCPDLILLPPHHDLYRHYSKIINEIYNEFTDRVEPFSIDESWLDVTDTMHLFGGSGTAMGDLVRETVKERTRLTISVGVSYNKIFAKLGSDYKKPDAVTVITPQNYKTLLWPLPVTDLIYVGKSAFRKLKCYGIRTIGDLAVSDRSVLSHDMGKMGEMLHDYANGLDDSPVRSATEPREVKSVGHGNTFSKDLENMEEAKKGLYPLAETVAKRLKGYHLKCRGVQVMIKDPDFRQISRQITLSHPTQLFKEIFDAAAALVDKYWDFTKGIRMLTVTGINLVSADTCEPEQLTLFGTDSFEKREKLERVEAAMDKLKEKYGDAIIYTGTALEKTEHKEKDPSE, from the coding sequence ATGGAAAGAGTTCGCCGGATTCTTCATTGTGACCTGAACAGCTTCTATGCGTCGGTGGAGCTTTTGTCCCATCCAGAGCTTAAGGAGCAGCCTGTGGCCGTCTGCGGTAATCCGGAAAACCGGCACGGCATTATCCTGGCTAAAAATGAAGCGGCAAAAAAATTTAAAATCCAGACTGCGGAGACCGTATATCAGGCAAAGCGGAAGTGCCCGGATCTGATTCTGCTGCCGCCTCATCACGACTTGTACCGCCATTACTCAAAAATAATCAATGAGATTTACAACGAATTTACCGACCGGGTGGAGCCTTTCAGCATTGATGAGTCCTGGCTGGATGTGACCGATACGATGCATCTCTTTGGCGGCAGCGGCACAGCCATGGGCGATCTGGTGCGCGAGACGGTCAAGGAGCGTACCCGGCTGACCATCTCGGTGGGTGTTTCCTATAATAAAATTTTTGCCAAGCTGGGCAGCGACTATAAAAAGCCCGATGCCGTGACCGTCATTACACCGCAGAATTATAAAACACTGCTGTGGCCCCTGCCAGTCACTGATCTTATCTATGTGGGCAAGAGTGCTTTCAGGAAGTTGAAATGCTATGGCATAAGGACCATTGGAGATCTTGCTGTCTCAGACCGCTCTGTGCTTTCTCACGATATGGGAAAGATGGGAGAAATGCTCCACGATTATGCCAACGGCCTGGATGACAGCCCAGTTCGCTCAGCCACTGAACCGCGGGAGGTAAAATCCGTAGGGCATGGAAACACCTTCAGCAAAGACCTCGAAAATATGGAGGAGGCGAAAAAAGGCCTTTATCCGCTGGCTGAGACGGTCGCTAAACGCCTTAAGGGCTACCATCTGAAGTGCCGCGGCGTACAGGTGATGATAAAAGACCCGGATTTCCGCCAGATTTCAAGACAGATAACCCTGAGCCATCCAACACAGCTGTTTAAAGAAATCTTTGACGCGGCGGCCGCCCTGGTAGATAAATACTGGGATTTCACCAAGGGAATCCGTATGCTCACGGTAACGGGAATCAATCTGGTGAGCGCAGATACCTGTGAACCGGAACAGCTGACCCTTTTTGGCACAGACAGCTTTGAGAAGCGTGAGAAGCTGGAAAGGGTGGAAGCAGCCATGGACAAGCTGAAAGAAAAGTATGGCGACGCAATCATTTATACTGGAACCGCTCTGGAGAAAACAGAGCATAAAGAAAAAGACCCATCTGAATAA
- a CDS encoding MIP/aquaporin family protein yields MLSYMSEFIGTALLVLLGDGVCAAVNLNKSGFKGAGAVYIMLGWGLAVMLPAMAFGAQSGAHFNPVLTVGLAVIGAFPWAAVPGYILAQMLGGLVGAILVWVVYRPQFAATEDADTIRGTFCTGPQIRNIPQNILCEAAATFALVFFIVAIGHAGMTNVGDVGLNYFFVYAIIMSCGFSLGGTTGFAMNPARDLSPRIAHAILPIPNKGSSDWGYALVPVVGPLIGAILGALLANAVILG; encoded by the coding sequence ATGCTTTCGTACATGTCAGAATTTATCGGAACAGCGCTGCTTGTACTATTAGGGGACGGCGTTTGTGCCGCGGTTAATTTGAATAAGTCCGGCTTTAAAGGTGCCGGTGCTGTTTATATCATGCTTGGCTGGGGTCTTGCAGTTATGCTGCCAGCCATGGCCTTTGGTGCACAGTCTGGTGCACATTTCAATCCTGTTCTGACAGTCGGTTTAGCCGTTATCGGTGCATTCCCGTGGGCAGCAGTTCCGGGTTACATTCTTGCACAGATGCTGGGCGGTTTAGTCGGCGCAATCCTCGTATGGGTTGTTTACAGACCTCAATTTGCTGCCACCGAAGATGCGGATACCATTAGAGGAACCTTCTGTACAGGTCCTCAGATCCGTAATATCCCCCAGAATATCCTGTGCGAAGCTGCAGCAACCTTCGCACTGGTATTCTTTATTGTAGCGATCGGCCATGCAGGCATGACAAATGTCGGTGATGTTGGTTTGAATTACTTCTTCGTATATGCCATCATCATGTCCTGTGGTTTCTCACTTGGTGGTACCACCGGATTTGCCATGAACCCTGCCAGAGACTTGTCTCCACGTATCGCTCACGCCATTCTGCCAATCCCGAACAAGGGCTCCTCTGACTGGGGTTACGCACTGGTTCCGGTTGTTGGTCCATTGATCGGCGCGATCCTGGGCGCTCTGCTTGCCAACGCAGTTATTTTAGGATAA
- a CDS encoding flotillin family protein, with the protein MLTFIIIGIVIIAVVILLLTGYKKAPPSEALLISSPFSHPIKDAQGNVIGTSKIKVVPGGGAKIVIPYLEKAYRLSLSTMQVDIDTSEYIPTKDYIGVKVNAVANVKISSKPEYLLLAAEQFSTKRIDEIRDMVKQILEGTIRSGMGGLSVEDLVQNREKFANQCVTSAEEDLQKMGMEIINLTIQSFTDNNEVLKNLAVKNSAEIKKEADVARAQAEKESRIKQSQAERESKEIELANQVAVEEKTKEKDVQIAGYHRESAIAKAQSDVAYDIEKEEQNKALVSKQQEVEIIKAQKEVELKQQEIRIRENEYMADIGKKAEADKAKAEFDADAKLYASQKEAEGIRAIGEAKAAAIEKEALAMRKMTGPSVVKMVIEKLPEMVEAAAKPMEKVDSITMYGNGNETKMVQDVTGAASQIFNAVKDGTGLDLKDLISSCLSGEVLDDLADTPKVSEASSRESVPSTPESELKETKVEPLREESIETLSPDLDEISTLDALRQMAKDVQKHDAERKNK; encoded by the coding sequence ATGCTTACATTTATTATTATCGGTATTGTCATCATCGCAGTGGTTATACTGTTGCTGACAGGCTATAAAAAAGCCCCGCCTTCTGAGGCGCTGCTTATCTCATCGCCCTTTTCCCATCCCATCAAGGACGCCCAGGGAAATGTGATCGGCACCAGCAAGATCAAGGTCGTGCCGGGCGGCGGCGCGAAAATTGTTATCCCCTACCTGGAAAAGGCGTATCGACTGAGCCTGTCCACGATGCAGGTGGATATCGACACCTCAGAATACATTCCCACGAAAGACTACATTGGCGTCAAGGTTAACGCTGTGGCCAATGTCAAAATCTCCAGCAAGCCTGAATACCTGCTGCTGGCCGCTGAACAGTTTTCGACCAAGCGCATTGATGAAATCCGCGACATGGTCAAGCAGATTCTGGAAGGAACGATCCGAAGCGGCATGGGCGGGCTCAGCGTTGAGGACCTTGTCCAGAACCGTGAAAAATTCGCTAACCAGTGTGTCACCTCCGCCGAGGAGGACCTTCAGAAAATGGGAATGGAGATCATCAACCTGACGATTCAGTCCTTTACGGACAACAATGAGGTCCTTAAAAACCTGGCGGTTAAAAACTCAGCTGAAATCAAGAAAGAAGCAGATGTGGCGAGAGCCCAGGCCGAAAAGGAATCCCGGATCAAGCAGTCCCAGGCCGAGCGCGAGAGCAAGGAAATTGAGCTGGCCAACCAGGTGGCGGTCGAAGAAAAAACAAAAGAAAAAGATGTCCAGATCGCGGGCTATCACCGTGAGAGCGCCATCGCCAAGGCCCAGTCCGACGTGGCCTACGACATCGAAAAAGAAGAACAGAACAAGGCCCTGGTCAGCAAGCAGCAGGAAGTTGAAATCATCAAAGCCCAGAAGGAAGTTGAGCTGAAGCAGCAGGAAATCCGTATCCGCGAGAATGAATATATGGCGGATATCGGAAAGAAGGCAGAGGCCGACAAAGCCAAGGCGGAATTCGACGCCGACGCCAAGCTCTATGCGAGCCAGAAGGAAGCCGAAGGGATTCGGGCTATCGGTGAGGCCAAAGCGGCCGCCATCGAAAAGGAAGCCCTGGCCATGCGCAAGATGACAGGACCGTCTGTTGTCAAGATGGTTATCGAAAAACTGCCTGAAATGGTGGAAGCCGCTGCCAAACCAATGGAAAAGGTAGATTCCATCACCATGTATGGCAACGGAAACGAAACGAAGATGGTTCAGGACGTCACCGGCGCCGCCAGCCAGATTTTTAACGCGGTCAAGGATGGCACAGGGCTGGACCTCAAGGATCTGATCTCCAGCTGCCTGAGCGGCGAGGTGCTTGATGACCTGGCGGATACCCCAAAAGTTTCCGAAGCATCCTCCAGAGAATCGGTGCCGTCAACCCCTGAGTCGGAATTAAAAGAGACAAAGGTGGAACCTTTGCGTGAGGAATCCATCGAAACGCTGTCCCCCGATCTGGATGAAATCTCTACCCTCGACGCTCTGCGCCAGATGGCAAAGGATGTCCAGAAGCATGACGCTGAGCGTAAAAATAAATAA
- a CDS encoding S1C family serine protease, translating into MNDQYTNNQFTNNNDEEPKVENALVPIDGDQKKKKKRFAGKNVFAKKTGAMMAVGLVLSGACGFGGGMLASSLGGNNKSVMYQSVERTSTNSNETSNSGAMTTQQIAESAGNSVVEIKTETVTKDSRLQQAVSEGAGSGVIVTNDGYVVTNNHVIDGASKITVTLKSGQSYEAKLVGTDATSDVALLKIDANDLQPAVMGDSDKLSVGETVVAIGNPLGELGGTVTDGIVSALNREITIDGDTMNLLQTNAAINPGNSGGGLFNEYGELVGIVDAKSTGTGVEGLGFAIPINDVKTVVESLSQNGYVKGRPSLGVSLVDVNSAETAMQYRVSEMGVYVAKVADSSGASAAGIQSGDMIVSVDGTAVSSAADVKTAIKSHQVGDTVKIEVQRGGSMLTLNATLGEETPTTNN; encoded by the coding sequence ATGAACGATCAGTATACAAATAATCAATTTACAAACAATAATGATGAAGAACCAAAGGTAGAAAACGCTCTGGTGCCCATTGACGGCGACCAGAAAAAAAAGAAAAAACGGTTTGCGGGTAAAAATGTGTTCGCGAAGAAAACCGGGGCCATGATGGCAGTGGGTCTGGTGCTCTCGGGCGCCTGTGGTTTTGGCGGCGGTATGCTGGCCAGCAGTCTGGGGGGCAACAATAAAAGTGTGATGTACCAGTCCGTGGAGCGTACCAGCACCAATTCCAATGAGACCAGTAATTCCGGCGCCATGACCACCCAGCAGATCGCTGAGTCGGCGGGCAACTCTGTTGTAGAAATCAAGACCGAAACAGTGACCAAGGACAGCCGGCTTCAGCAAGCAGTGTCCGAAGGCGCTGGCAGCGGCGTGATCGTCACCAATGACGGCTATGTGGTGACCAACAACCATGTGATCGACGGCGCCAGCAAGATTACCGTCACTCTGAAATCCGGCCAGAGCTATGAGGCAAAACTGGTCGGCACGGATGCCACCTCAGATGTAGCGCTGCTCAAAATCGACGCCAATGATCTGCAGCCGGCTGTCATGGGCGATTCGGACAAGCTGAGCGTGGGCGAGACCGTTGTGGCGATCGGGAACCCGCTTGGGGAACTGGGCGGTACAGTTACCGACGGCATTGTCTCAGCCTTGAACCGTGAAATCACCATCGACGGGGATACCATGAACCTGCTTCAGACAAACGCGGCCATTAATCCCGGCAACTCCGGCGGCGGCCTGTTCAACGAATACGGCGAGCTGGTGGGAATCGTGGACGCCAAGTCAACGGGCACTGGCGTGGAAGGCCTTGGCTTTGCCATCCCGATCAATGATGTGAAAACAGTGGTCGAGTCCTTATCTCAAAACGGCTATGTAAAGGGACGTCCGAGCCTTGGCGTGTCTTTGGTGGATGTCAACTCAGCTGAAACCGCCATGCAGTACCGTGTCTCTGAAATGGGCGTATATGTGGCCAAGGTGGCGGACAGCTCCGGAGCGTCAGCGGCGGGCATCCAGTCTGGCGATATGATCGTCTCTGTGGACGGCACGGCAGTCTCAAGCGCTGCGGATGTCAAGACTGCTATTAAGAGCCATCAGGTAGGCGACACTGTTAAAATCGAAGTGCAGCGCGGCGGCAGCATGCTGACCCTAAACGCCACACTGGGAGAGGAAACCCCCACCACGAATAACTAA
- a CDS encoding response regulator transcription factor gives MYRILMVDDEEKIRAIVRKYAEFEGNEVVEAADGMEAVELAKSQDFDIIILDIMMPELDGFSACKEIRKYKDTPVIMLSARGEEYDRIHGFELGIDDYVVKPFSPKELMMRVGAILKRRGGAKENRDVVKIGDLEVDFAGRRVTISGKPVEMTPKEYDLFFYMVRNRGIALTREKLITNVWGYDFYGDDRTLDTHIKLLRKSLGDYSRCIVTLRGVGYRFEA, from the coding sequence ATGTACCGGATTCTAATGGTTGATGATGAGGAGAAAATACGGGCGATTGTAAGAAAATACGCGGAATTTGAGGGCAATGAGGTCGTCGAGGCCGCTGATGGTATGGAGGCAGTGGAACTCGCCAAAAGCCAGGATTTTGACATCATTATTCTGGATATTATGATGCCAGAGCTTGATGGCTTCTCAGCCTGTAAGGAAATCCGTAAATATAAGGATACACCGGTTATCATGCTCTCCGCCAGAGGTGAGGAGTATGACCGGATCCATGGTTTTGAACTGGGCATTGACGACTATGTCGTCAAGCCCTTTTCGCCTAAGGAGCTGATGATGCGCGTGGGTGCGATTCTCAAACGGAGGGGCGGTGCCAAGGAGAACAGAGACGTGGTCAAAATTGGAGACCTGGAGGTGGATTTTGCCGGGCGCCGCGTCACGATTTCCGGAAAACCGGTTGAGATGACGCCAAAGGAGTATGATCTCTTTTTTTACATGGTGCGCAACCGGGGGATCGCCCTGACGCGGGAAAAGCTCATTACAAATGTCTGGGGCTATGATTTTTATGGCGATGACCGCACCCTGGATACGCACATTAAGCTGCTGAGAAAAAGTCTGGGTGATTACAGCAGGTGCATCGTGACACTGCGCGGAGTAGGATACCGTTTTGAGGCTTAA
- a CDS encoding HAMP domain-containing sensor histidine kinase, with product MRLKNTSIKWKLFAYIALFAAVMIFVIWLFQIVFLNGFYRQTKISELKSLANTISANIDSNDLSNIVTEVAGRNNICAKITDTENNVEINVDTVPRCVLHQMTAQDLANLYLQAKQHGGSYFESFSKDSYQLINIQSSDGRQGVIPEKKFERDENLIYTQIITGGSGRQYVIMLNTMISPVNTTVQTLRSQLFYISMVFMALALIFAAIMSKKVSKPIIKINESAKELAKGNVAVHFDGEGYREITELNDTLNYAAEELSKVENLRRELIANVSHDLRTPLTMITGYAEVMRDIPGENTPENVQIIIDEANRLTSLVNDMLDISKLQAGVQVLNEAPYNLTQSIRRILTRYTKLIEQEGYHIRFEADRDVFVKADAIKMEQVIYNLVNNAVNYAGEDKTVVIRQNVSGDTVKIEVLDHGDGIEEALLPYVWDRYYKIDKAHKQASIGTGLGLSIVKNIMELHHLRFGVNSAPGMGSNFWFEMKIIEDNTEKNQN from the coding sequence TTGAGGCTTAAGAATACCAGCATTAAATGGAAGCTTTTCGCCTATATCGCCCTTTTTGCAGCGGTCATGATCTTTGTGATCTGGCTCTTCCAGATCGTCTTTTTAAACGGCTTTTACCGCCAGACAAAGATCAGTGAGCTTAAATCACTGGCCAACACCATCTCCGCCAATATTGACAGCAACGATTTGAGCAATATTGTAACAGAGGTGGCGGGGCGGAACAATATCTGCGCGAAGATCACCGATACCGAAAATAATGTGGAGATCAACGTGGACACAGTTCCCCGCTGTGTGCTGCACCAGATGACCGCCCAGGATCTGGCGAACCTGTATCTGCAGGCCAAACAGCACGGCGGCTCCTATTTTGAGAGCTTCTCCAAGGACAGCTACCAGCTGATTAACATTCAGAGCAGCGACGGCCGCCAGGGGGTGATCCCTGAAAAGAAATTTGAGCGGGATGAAAACCTGATTTACACCCAGATCATTACAGGCGGCAGTGGCAGACAGTATGTGATCATGCTGAACACCATGATCTCGCCCGTCAACACCACAGTACAGACCCTGCGTTCCCAGCTTTTTTATATCAGCATGGTATTCATGGCGCTTGCCCTTATCTTTGCAGCCATTATGTCTAAGAAGGTCTCAAAGCCCATTATCAAGATTAATGAAAGTGCCAAGGAGCTCGCAAAGGGCAATGTGGCGGTTCACTTTGATGGAGAAGGCTACCGGGAAATCACAGAGCTCAACGATACGCTGAACTACGCGGCGGAGGAGCTTTCAAAGGTGGAAAACCTGCGGCGTGAGCTGATCGCCAATGTTTCCCATGACCTGCGCACACCCCTAACCATGATTACCGGCTATGCCGAGGTCATGCGGGATATTCCAGGTGAAAACACACCGGAAAACGTGCAGATCATCATTGACGAGGCCAACCGCCTGACAAGCCTGGTCAATGATATGCTGGATATCTCCAAGCTTCAGGCCGGCGTGCAGGTCTTAAACGAAGCCCCATATAATCTGACTCAGAGCATCCGCCGGATTCTCACAAGGTATACAAAGCTCATCGAGCAGGAAGGATATCATATACGTTTTGAGGCGGATCGGGATGTCTTTGTAAAGGCTGACGCGATCAAAATGGAACAGGTGATTTACAATCTGGTGAATAATGCCGTCAACTATGCCGGCGAGGATAAAACCGTTGTGATCCGCCAGAACGTCTCGGGAGATACAGTGAAGATCGAGGTGCTGGATCATGGCGATGGCATCGAGGAGGCGCTGCTGCCCTATGTGTGGGACCGATATTATAAAATTGACAAAGCCCATAAACAGGCGTCCATTGGAACTGGGCTGGGGCTATCCATTGTCAAGAATATCATGGAGCTGCATCACCTTCGCTTTGGCGTCAACAGCGCACCGGGAATGGGAAGCAACTTCTGGTTTGAAATGAAGATCATAGAGGACAATACCGAAAAAAATCAAAATTAA
- a CDS encoding ABC transporter permease, translated as MFKLYFTALKRLAAKETNRYLRIWVQTLVPPVITTSLYFVIFGNLIGGRIGEMGGFSYMEFIVPGLIMMSVITSSYANVASSFFSQKFQKNIEELLVAPVPTQVIIFGFVAGGVGRSILVGALVTGISLFFVPLHVFSWPIILVTLLMTAVLFSLAGLLNGIFARSFDDVSIVPTFVLQPLTYLGGVFYSISMLPPIWQAVSKVNPIVYMVSGFRFGFLGVTDVPVVWSLMILILFIIVLYGICWYLIEKGVGLRS; from the coding sequence ATGTTTAAACTATATTTTACCGCGCTAAAACGCCTGGCAGCAAAAGAAACCAACCGCTATCTGCGCATCTGGGTACAAACCCTAGTGCCGCCGGTCATCACCACATCGTTGTATTTCGTTATTTTTGGAAACCTGATCGGCGGCCGGATTGGAGAAATGGGCGGCTTTTCCTATATGGAGTTCATTGTGCCCGGGCTCATCATGATGTCTGTCATCACGAGCTCTTATGCCAATGTCGCCTCCTCCTTCTTCTCTCAAAAATTTCAGAAAAATATTGAGGAACTGTTGGTGGCGCCGGTGCCCACCCAGGTGATCATTTTCGGATTCGTCGCCGGCGGGGTGGGACGCAGCATCCTGGTCGGGGCCCTCGTTACCGGGATTTCATTATTTTTTGTGCCCCTTCATGTCTTTTCCTGGCCCATCATCCTCGTGACCCTGCTGATGACTGCCGTCTTGTTTTCGCTGGCTGGACTGCTGAACGGCATCTTTGCCAGGTCTTTTGACGATGTATCCATTGTGCCGACCTTTGTGCTGCAGCCATTAACCTATCTGGGCGGCGTATTCTATTCAATTTCAATGCTGCCGCCGATCTGGCAGGCCGTATCAAAGGTGAATCCCATTGTCTATATGGTCTCAGGCTTTCGCTTTGGATTTCTTGGCGTAACGGATGTCCCGGTCGTCTGGTCTCTGATGATCCTCATCCTTTTTATCATTGTGCTTTATGGCATTTGCTGGTATCTGATTGAAAAAGGGGTCGGCTTAAGAAGCTGA
- a CDS encoding ABC transporter ATP-binding protein: MTVALELKNLKKTYESGVVALRGIDLVVEQGDFYALLGPNGAGKSTTIGIVTSLVNKTSGSVKVFGYDLDTELVQAKQQIGLVPQEFNFNPFETVEQIVVNQAGYYGVPHKEALKRSEKYLRQSGLLEKRHERARMLSGGMKRRLMIARALMHEPRLLILDEPTAGVDIELRREMWDFLRNLNAQGTTIILTTHYLEEAEMLCRNIGIIQSGELIENTSMKNLLSKLQFETFIFDLEPFDHKPVISGYKNYFEDSRTLVAEVQRDQGVNGIFEQLTRQGIKVASMRNKSNRLEELFLKITDVKHQSEGKNV, translated from the coding sequence ATGACAGTTGCACTCGAATTAAAAAATTTAAAGAAAACATATGAATCGGGCGTCGTGGCGTTGCGCGGCATTGATCTGGTCGTGGAGCAGGGCGATTTCTACGCGCTGCTCGGACCAAATGGCGCCGGAAAATCCACTACCATCGGAATTGTCACCTCCCTGGTCAATAAAACGTCCGGGTCGGTGAAGGTATTCGGATATGACCTTGACACGGAGCTTGTGCAGGCAAAGCAGCAGATCGGCCTGGTTCCCCAGGAGTTTAACTTCAATCCATTCGAAACCGTTGAACAGATCGTTGTCAATCAGGCCGGTTATTACGGCGTTCCCCACAAAGAGGCTCTGAAGCGCAGTGAAAAATACCTCAGGCAATCCGGCCTGCTCGAGAAACGCCATGAACGGGCGCGGATGCTTTCCGGCGGAATGAAGCGGCGTTTGATGATCGCGCGGGCATTGATGCACGAACCGCGTCTGCTTATTTTGGACGAGCCCACCGCCGGAGTCGATATTGAGCTGAGACGTGAAATGTGGGATTTTCTGCGAAACCTGAACGCACAGGGGACGACCATTATTCTGACGACCCATTATCTTGAGGAGGCGGAAATGCTTTGCCGCAATATCGGCATTATTCAGTCCGGTGAGCTGATCGAGAACACCAGCATGAAAAACCTGTTGTCAAAATTACAGTTTGAAACCTTTATTTTTGATTTAGAACCTTTTGATCACAAACCCGTCATCAGCGGGTATAAAAATTATTTTGAGGACAGCCGGACCCTTGTCGCCGAGGTCCAGCGTGACCAGGGGGTCAATGGCATCTTCGAGCAGCTCACGCGGCAAGGGATAAAGGTCGCTTCCATGCGGAACAAATCCAACCGCCTGGAAGAACTGTTCTTAAAAATCACCGATGTAAAACATCAATCGGAGGGAAAAAATGTTTAA
- a CDS encoding DHA2 family efflux MFS transporter permease subunit, with protein sequence MQSKNRKLIIGVIIIGAFISSLNQTVMTASLPRIMVEFDIGAGIGQWLTTAYLLFLGVMIPCTGYLMEKFSAKKLYLVSIFLFLAGSITAACANSFFLLLAGRIIQALGAGILLPLPQVVTFRLYEPDRRGAIMGIVGLTTGFAPAFGPTFAGWVVDAFGWRMIFYIMCALSLLSILLALLKMPDESMSSDSRLDILSVVLSTLGFSGLLTAATDFGNYGFTSWLTWAPLLAGAVCIVLFTLRQFKISDPLLNLSVFENRDFTFGTVLLVFAYGSMLSVSTLLPIYIQSLRGFSATVSGLTMLPGALFLAFLNPVTGRILDKRGPFLLTVAGLAFLGGGTLALSFIGESTSLLFITVFYGLRMLGIVALLQPLMTWSVNALADVEVAHGTAIMNTVRQVGGAIMSAAFVTVMSSVSTVGGDLRGIQASFLATAAVVFICVVVVLLFMRPRAQKAAPVEAAAATQSSTHHLIITISRQYGSGGLEIGQRVGQALGIAVYDKELLALEARESGFSPDYIANHEEELTAQSLLYDFSEKNYEAFEQNLFCANKMSVLDSLFSAQRRVIKALAQRESCVIIGRCADDILRDDPYCLRVFVHAGTAFKKDRIVTEYGLAPENALTAAKKKDRDRAAHYRRYTGKVWGIPANYQLVLDSGALGIEAVISLIVKAANFIKP encoded by the coding sequence ATGCAGTCTAAAAACCGAAAACTCATCATCGGGGTCATTATCATCGGCGCCTTTATCAGCTCACTTAATCAGACGGTCATGACTGCTTCTCTGCCGCGTATCATGGTCGAATTTGACATTGGCGCTGGGATAGGCCAGTGGCTGACCACCGCTTATCTGCTTTTTTTAGGGGTAATGATTCCCTGCACAGGCTACCTGATGGAAAAATTTTCAGCCAAAAAGCTTTACCTTGTCTCCATTTTTCTTTTTCTGGCAGGCAGCATCACCGCTGCCTGCGCGAACAGCTTCTTTCTGCTTCTGGCAGGACGGATCATCCAGGCTCTGGGCGCCGGAATTCTTCTCCCGCTGCCTCAGGTGGTCACCTTTCGCCTGTATGAGCCCGACCGCCGCGGCGCCATTATGGGCATTGTGGGCCTGACCACTGGCTTTGCTCCGGCTTTTGGCCCCACCTTTGCAGGATGGGTCGTGGACGCCTTTGGCTGGCGGATGATCTTTTATATTATGTGCGCCCTCTCGCTGCTCAGCATTCTGCTGGCCCTGCTCAAGATGCCCGACGAGTCCATGTCCTCAGACAGCCGGCTGGATATCCTCTCTGTCGTCCTTTCCACACTTGGCTTCAGCGGCCTCCTGACCGCCGCCACAGATTTTGGCAACTATGGCTTTACCTCCTGGCTGACCTGGGCGCCGCTTCTGGCAGGCGCTGTCTGCATTGTTCTCTTTACGCTGCGCCAGTTTAAAATCTCCGACCCGCTCCTGAATCTCAGCGTCTTTGAAAACCGGGATTTCACTTTCGGCACCGTTTTGCTGGTCTTCGCCTATGGCTCCATGCTGTCGGTCTCCACGCTTCTGCCCATTTACATCCAGTCGCTTCGGGGCTTTTCCGCCACAGTTTCCGGGCTTACCATGCTGCCAGGCGCGCTGTTTCTGGCCTTTCTGAATCCCGTGACAGGCAGGATCCTGGATAAGAGAGGACCTTTCCTGCTGACTGTGGCAGGGCTTGCCTTTCTGGGAGGCGGCACTCTGGCCCTTTCCTTTATAGGCGAATCCACCTCACTGTTATTTATCACAGTATTTTACGGGCTGCGCATGCTGGGCATCGTCGCCCTGCTCCAGCCGCTCATGACCTGGTCGGTCAACGCTCTGGCCGACGTTGAGGTCGCCCACGGAACAGCGATTATGAACACGGTGCGGCAGGTAGGCGGCGCGATCATGAGCGCGGCTTTTGTGACGGTCATGTCCTCTGTTTCCACAGTTGGCGGTGATCTTCGTGGCATACAGGCTTCCTTCCTCGCCACTGCGGCAGTCGTGTTTATCTGTGTGGTGGTGGTGCTCCTGTTTATGAGACCCCGGGCCCAAAAGGCCGCTCCCGTGGAAGCGGCAGCTGCCACACAGTCCTCCACTCACCATCTGATTATTACCATTTCCCGGCAGTACGGCAGCGGAGGGCTTGAAATCGGACAGCGGGTAGGCCAGGCCCTGGGCATCGCAGTCTACGATAAAGAGCTCTTAGCTCTGGAGGCAAGAGAAAGCGGGTTTTCCCCAGATTACATCGCAAATCATGAGGAAGAGCTCACCGCTCAAAGCCTGTTATATGACTTCTCTGAAAAAAATTATGAAGCCTTTGAGCAAAACCTCTTCTGTGCCAATAAGATGAGTGTTCTGGACAGCCTCTTTTCAGCCCAGAGACGTGTCATCAAAGCGCTGGCGCAGAGAGAATCCTGCGTCATTATCGGACGCTGCGCCGATGATATTCTAAGGGACGACCCGTACTGCCTTCGGGTATTCGTCCACGCTGGCACTGCCTTTAAAAAGGACCGTATTGTTACCGAATACGGCCTTGCGCCTGAAAACGCCCTTACCGCCGCCAAAAAGAAAGATCGGGATCGGGCTGCCCACTACCGCCGTTACACCGGAAAGGTCTGGGGCATTCCTGCTAATTACCAGCTGGTTCTGGACAGCGGCGCCCTGGGTATCGAGGCTGTCATCAGCCTTATTGTGAAAGCTGCGAACTTTATAAAACCATGA